A window from Methylococcus mesophilus encodes these proteins:
- a CDS encoding MbcA/ParS/Xre antitoxin family protein, with the protein MNTVAKAKPEPSSVLGRAFLEAGRKLGLSQSVLEVTIARNRSSISRNGIDPASKSGELALLLIRIYRSLFALMGGDEAQMAHWMKTRNRHTGGIPAEQIRSVQGLVGVVEYLDAMRGKI; encoded by the coding sequence ATGAATACCGTAGCCAAGGCCAAGCCGGAGCCCTCGTCCGTTTTGGGACGCGCCTTTCTGGAGGCGGGCAGGAAACTTGGACTGAGCCAGTCGGTACTGGAGGTCACGATCGCTCGCAACCGGAGCTCGATCAGCCGCAATGGCATCGACCCGGCCAGCAAGTCCGGGGAATTGGCGCTGCTGCTGATCCGGATTTACCGGTCCCTGTTTGCGCTGATGGGGGGCGATGAAGCGCAGATGGCGCACTGGATGAAGACCCGCAATCGGCACACCGGCGGTATTCCGGCGGAACAGATCCGCAGCGTTCAAGGCCTGGTGGGCGTTGTGGAATACCTCGATGCCATGCGAGGGAAAATTTGA
- a CDS encoding gamma carbonic anhydrase family protein, whose protein sequence is MAIQTYNGIHPTLGQNVFVAESAFVAGDVSLGDDVSIWPCVVARGDVHRIEIGPATNIQDGSVLHVTQPSTFNEAGFPLIVGAGVTVGHRAVLHGCTIGDLCLIGIGAIVMDGAVIEDHVMVGAGTLVPPGKRLESGYLYVGSPAKQARPLKDSELEFLVHSRDGYVKLKNQYLRDKGIG, encoded by the coding sequence ATGGCGATCCAGACCTACAATGGTATCCACCCCACGCTGGGCCAGAACGTATTCGTCGCGGAAAGCGCCTTCGTCGCGGGCGACGTGAGCCTGGGAGACGACGTTTCAATCTGGCCCTGCGTGGTTGCCCGCGGCGACGTCCATCGAATCGAAATCGGCCCCGCCACCAATATCCAGGACGGCAGCGTGCTGCACGTCACCCAGCCCAGCACCTTCAACGAAGCCGGATTCCCCTTGATCGTCGGCGCCGGCGTCACCGTCGGCCATCGCGCCGTGCTGCACGGCTGCACCATCGGCGACCTGTGCCTGATCGGCATCGGCGCCATCGTCATGGACGGCGCCGTCATCGAAGACCACGTCATGGTCGGCGCCGGCACCTTGGTACCGCCGGGCAAGCGCCTGGAAAGCGGCTACCTCTACGTCGGATCGCCCGCCAAACAGGCCCGGCCCCTCAAGGACTCCGAACTCGAATTCCTCGTCCATTCCCGCGATGGGTATGTGAAATTGAAGAATCAGTATTTGCGGGATAAAGGTATCGGGTAA
- a CDS encoding REP-associated tyrosine transposase, producing the protein MTDYRRFYIPGSTWFFTVNLAERRDNRLLVERIDELRVAFRYAKHRKPFRIDAVVILPDHLHCIWTLPPEDADFSTRWSLLKSRFSRAIPAGERISQSRSKRRERGLWQRRFWAHLLTGQEDFNAHFDYIHWNPVKHGRVRRVADWPYSSFHRFVALGVYPMGWGHSGDFGIPPAACLE; encoded by the coding sequence ATGACGGACTATCGCCGCTTTTATATTCCGGGATCGACCTGGTTCTTTACGGTCAATCTGGCGGAGCGGCGAGATAATCGTCTGTTGGTCGAAAGGATTGACGAGCTACGGGTGGCTTTTCGTTATGCCAAGCACCGTAAGCCTTTCCGTATCGACGCGGTCGTTATCCTGCCCGACCATCTGCATTGCATCTGGACGCTGCCCCCCGAGGATGCGGACTTTTCGACACGCTGGAGTTTGCTCAAAAGCCGCTTTTCCCGCGCCATACCCGCAGGCGAGCGAATTTCGCAAAGCCGTTCGAAGCGTAGAGAACGCGGGCTATGGCAACGGCGATTCTGGGCGCACTTATTGACTGGGCAAGAAGATTTCAACGCCCATTTCGACTATATCCATTGGAACCCCGTAAAGCATGGGCGCGTGCGGCGGGTGGCCGATTGGCCCTATTCGAGTTTCCATCGATTCGTGGCGTTGGGCGTTTACCCCATGGGCTGGGGACATTCGGGGGATTTCGGCATTCCACCGGCAGCATGTCTCGAATGA
- a CDS encoding RES family NAD+ phosphorylase, which produces MVESQEQVATYRIVSSLEEQALLEELLETSKPSPPETAGDFHYLLTTPFRYPPLRHGSRFGRRHEPSLFYGSATVDTMLAEVAYYRFVFWQGMETPPQAPIVTQHTVFSARYACDRSLKLQDPPFDAWRAALTDPGHYAATQDLGSAMREAGVQAFEYVSARDPAGGINVALFEPAALADKRPVECQNWLAETSGERVAFLGEARQIRGFELETLLVEGMLPAPAVC; this is translated from the coding sequence ATGGTCGAAAGCCAGGAACAGGTGGCGACCTATCGGATCGTGTCTTCCCTGGAAGAACAGGCCCTACTGGAAGAACTTCTGGAAACGTCCAAACCCTCGCCGCCGGAAACCGCCGGGGATTTCCATTACCTGCTCACAACCCCTTTCCGCTACCCGCCCCTGCGCCATGGCTCTCGCTTTGGCCGGCGGCACGAACCCAGCCTGTTCTATGGTTCGGCCACTGTCGACACGATGCTGGCCGAAGTTGCCTACTACCGCTTCGTGTTCTGGCAAGGCATGGAAACGCCGCCTCAAGCACCCATCGTCACCCAGCACACCGTGTTCAGCGCACGCTATGCCTGCGACAGGAGTTTGAAACTGCAAGATCCGCCCTTCGACGCTTGGCGTGCGGCGCTGACCGACCCCGGGCACTATGCGGCCACCCAGGACCTGGGAAGCGCGATGAGAGAAGCCGGTGTTCAAGCGTTCGAGTACGTGTCGGCACGGGATCCGGCAGGGGGAATCAACGTCGCCTTGTTCGAGCCCGCTGCGCTGGCCGACAAACGGCCGGTCGAATGCCAGAACTGGCTCGCGGAAACCTCGGGAGAACGCGTGGCGTTCTTGGGCGAGGCGAGGCAGATTCGAGGTTTCGAGCTTGAAACCCTCCTGGTCGAGGGTATGTTGCCTGCGCCAGCCGTTTGCTGA
- the hemB gene encoding porphobilinogen synthase: protein MLDTRPGLFPSVRPRRMRKDDFSRRLMRENRLTVDDLIYPLFVTEGTKAREPVASMPGVERLSVDLLLEEAAAALELGIPAVALFPVIAPEKKDQEASEAWNPEGLAQRAVRVLKARLPELGVITDVALDPFTSHGQDGLIDDTGYVVNDKTVDALVKQALSHAAAGADVVAPSDMMDGRIGAIRQALEAEGYVNTRILAYSAKYASSFYGPFRDAVGSAANLGGGNKYAYQMDPANGDEALREVELDLQEGADMVMVKPGMPYLDIVRRVKERFGVPTYAYQVSGEYAMLKAAAQNGWLDERAVVLESLLAFKRAGADGILTYFAKDVATWLK from the coding sequence ATGCTCGACACCCGCCCCGGACTATTCCCGTCCGTCCGCCCACGCCGCATGCGCAAGGATGATTTCAGCCGCCGCCTGATGCGGGAAAACCGGCTGACGGTGGACGACCTGATTTATCCCCTGTTCGTCACCGAAGGCACCAAGGCCCGTGAGCCGGTCGCCTCCATGCCTGGCGTCGAGCGCCTCAGCGTCGATCTGCTGCTGGAGGAAGCCGCCGCGGCGCTCGAGCTCGGCATTCCGGCAGTCGCTCTGTTCCCGGTGATCGCCCCCGAAAAAAAGGACCAGGAAGCCAGCGAAGCCTGGAACCCGGAAGGCTTGGCCCAGCGCGCCGTCAGGGTCCTGAAGGCCCGGCTGCCCGAACTCGGCGTCATCACCGACGTCGCCCTGGACCCCTTCACCTCGCACGGCCAGGACGGGCTGATCGACGACACCGGCTACGTGGTCAACGACAAAACCGTGGACGCCCTGGTGAAACAGGCCCTGTCCCACGCCGCCGCCGGTGCCGACGTCGTCGCCCCGTCCGACATGATGGACGGGCGCATCGGCGCCATCCGGCAGGCGCTCGAGGCCGAGGGCTACGTCAACACCCGCATCCTCGCCTACTCGGCGAAATATGCCTCCAGCTTCTACGGGCCGTTCCGAGACGCGGTGGGCTCGGCCGCGAACCTCGGCGGCGGCAACAAGTATGCCTACCAGATGGACCCCGCCAACGGCGACGAAGCCCTGCGGGAAGTCGAACTGGACTTGCAGGAAGGTGCGGACATGGTCATGGTCAAGCCCGGCATGCCCTACCTGGACATCGTGCGGCGGGTGAAGGAGCGCTTCGGCGTGCCCACCTATGCCTACCAGGTCAGCGGCGAGTACGCCATGCTGAAGGCCGCGGCGCAGAACGGCTGGCTGGACGAGCGCGCGGTCGTCCTGGAATCGCTGCTGGCCTTCAAGCGAGCCGGCGCCGACGGCATCCTCACCTATTTCGCCAAGGACGTGGCGACTTGGCTGAAATGA
- the hisB gene encoding imidazoleglycerol-phosphate dehydratase HisB: MNRRTAEVERYTLETQIRVQIDLDGTGKGKLRSGVPFLDHMLDQVARHGCMDLEVEAKGDLHIDAHHTVEDVGITLGQALGKALGDKRGIHRYGHAYVPLDEALSRVVIDFSGRPGLFYEVDFPRDRIGDFEVDLFVEFFRGFVNHAQATLHIDNLKGQNAHHVAETIFKAFGRAVRAAVERDARAAGVLPSTKGLL, from the coding sequence ATGAACAGGCGAACCGCTGAGGTCGAGCGCTATACCCTGGAAACGCAGATACGGGTCCAGATCGACCTGGATGGTACCGGCAAGGGCAAACTCCGGAGCGGTGTGCCTTTTCTCGACCACATGCTCGACCAGGTGGCGCGGCACGGCTGCATGGACCTGGAAGTCGAAGCGAAGGGCGATCTGCACATCGACGCCCACCATACAGTGGAAGACGTCGGAATCACGCTCGGCCAAGCCCTCGGCAAGGCGCTGGGCGACAAGCGAGGCATCCACCGCTACGGCCATGCCTACGTCCCCCTGGATGAGGCACTGTCCCGCGTGGTGATCGATTTTTCCGGGCGTCCCGGCCTGTTCTACGAAGTCGATTTTCCCCGAGACCGCATCGGCGATTTCGAGGTGGACCTCTTCGTCGAGTTTTTCCGCGGATTCGTGAACCATGCCCAGGCGACGCTGCACATCGACAACCTCAAGGGGCAGAACGCCCATCACGTCGCCGAGACGATCTTCAAGGCGTTCGGGCGCGCGGTGCGCGCGGCCGTCGAACGCGATGCGAGGGCCGCCGGGGTCCTCCCCTCGACCAAAGGCCTGCTCTAA
- a CDS encoding GIDE domain-containing protein: MGVSDWLAAAGEREIWLLAWLSAAAAALCLWRGFGHLSHGRAITDRPTSRIRSAAQGYVELEGRARMMPGEPIVAPLSGKRCVWYRYTLERKDRESGDSDWQTLDEGTSTAIFEIEDETGRCVVDPEDAEVLPPIRLSWRGLYPRPGGLPRGRRSVWDFLLPAGPYRYTESRIPEGEWLFVSGQFAGIGGGDSSPDEETRDLLAAWKQDKAALLQRFDANQDGEIDLEEWETARGAARNEVLQRRGTAVHSIELNVLRKPRDGSRFLISALPQDHLARRHLWQGLAWLAGFLVAAGVGGAVSAKLWNG, encoded by the coding sequence ATGGGGGTGTCCGACTGGCTCGCCGCGGCCGGGGAGCGCGAAATCTGGCTGCTGGCGTGGCTGAGCGCCGCCGCAGCGGCCTTGTGCCTGTGGCGGGGTTTCGGCCATCTGAGCCATGGCCGGGCGATCACCGACCGTCCGACTTCGCGCATACGTTCGGCAGCCCAGGGCTACGTCGAACTGGAAGGGCGCGCCCGAATGATGCCGGGTGAACCCATCGTCGCGCCCCTGAGCGGAAAGCGCTGCGTCTGGTACCGGTACACGCTGGAACGCAAAGACCGGGAAAGCGGTGACTCGGACTGGCAAACCCTCGACGAGGGTACCAGCACCGCCATCTTCGAAATCGAGGACGAAACCGGCCGCTGCGTCGTCGATCCCGAGGACGCCGAGGTGCTGCCGCCGATCCGCCTGAGCTGGCGCGGCCTCTACCCGCGGCCCGGCGGCCTGCCGCGCGGGCGCCGAAGTGTCTGGGACTTCCTGCTTCCGGCCGGCCCCTACCGCTATACCGAGTCCCGCATTCCCGAAGGCGAATGGCTTTTCGTTTCCGGCCAGTTTGCCGGCATCGGCGGGGGCGACAGCTCGCCGGATGAGGAAACCCGCGATCTGCTGGCTGCCTGGAAGCAGGACAAAGCCGCCTTGCTGCAGCGCTTCGACGCGAACCAGGACGGCGAAATTGACCTGGAGGAATGGGAGACGGCGCGGGGAGCGGCCCGCAACGAGGTCTTGCAGCGGCGCGGCACGGCGGTCCACTCGATCGAGCTCAATGTGCTGCGTAAGCCGCGCGATGGATCGAGGTTCCTGATCTCGGCGCTGCCCCAGGATCACCTGGCCCGGCGCCATTTGTGGCAGGGGCTGGCCTGGCTGGCGGGTTTCCTGGTCGCCGCGGGCGTGGGCGGCGCGGTGTCGGCCAAGCTGTGGAATGGTTGA
- a CDS encoding phenylpyruvate tautomerase MIF-related protein, with translation MPYLKIQMSRGLEPEKSKALLAAASQRIASELGKPERYVMVELTSNPAMLFAGTDEPAAFVELKSIGLPAGKTKALSQALCSLLQDSAGIAPARVYIEFTDAAGGFWGWNSSTF, from the coding sequence ATGCCATACCTGAAAATCCAGATGAGCCGGGGGCTCGAGCCCGAAAAGTCGAAAGCGCTGCTGGCTGCGGCTTCCCAAAGAATTGCCAGCGAACTGGGCAAGCCGGAGCGTTATGTGATGGTGGAACTCACCTCGAATCCGGCCATGCTTTTTGCCGGCACGGACGAGCCGGCGGCTTTCGTGGAACTGAAGAGCATCGGCCTCCCCGCCGGCAAGACCAAGGCCCTGTCCCAGGCCTTGTGTTCGCTGCTGCAGGATTCCGCTGGGATAGCGCCGGCGCGTGTCTATATCGAGTTCACCGATGCCGCCGGGGGTTTCTGGGGATGGAATAGCTCCACCTTTTGA
- a CDS encoding phosphoribosyl-ATP diphosphatase has protein sequence MDVLNQLAEILEQRKSEAPDKSYVASLYAKGLDTILKKIGEEATETVIAAKDGERDKIVYEMADLWFHCCVLLAQQGLGPDDVLRELARRFGMSGLEEKASRKPG, from the coding sequence ATGGATGTCCTGAACCAGTTGGCGGAAATCCTCGAGCAGCGTAAGTCGGAAGCGCCCGACAAGAGCTATGTCGCGAGCCTGTATGCCAAGGGGCTCGACACCATTCTCAAGAAGATCGGCGAAGAAGCCACCGAAACCGTGATTGCCGCCAAGGACGGAGAGCGCGACAAGATCGTCTACGAAATGGCCGACCTTTGGTTCCACTGCTGCGTGCTGCTCGCCCAGCAGGGACTCGGTCCGGACGATGTGCTGCGGGAACTGGCCCGGCGCTTCGGCATGTCGGGCCTGGAAGAGAAGGCTTCACGCAAACCCGGTTGA
- the aroE gene encoding shikimate dehydrogenase, whose product MTQPDRYAVFGHPIKHSQSPRIHSLFAAQTGQDLVYTAEDVPPERFESQVREFFGSGGRGLNCTVPLKELAWRLADSRSDRAERARAVNTLALRDDGSVFGDNTDGVGLLRDLRDNLGLNLAGAKILVLGAGGATRGILAPLLAERPARLVIANRTVATAETLAAEFGDLGPVEGCGFADLAGHRFDLILNATAASLSGELPPLPADALAPGGSCYDLAYAAEPTPFVRWGREKQATVSADGIGMLVEQAAEAFLLWRGVRPQTRPVIETLEAERRTAK is encoded by the coding sequence ATGACCCAGCCCGACCGATACGCGGTGTTCGGGCACCCGATCAAGCACAGTCAGTCGCCCCGCATCCACAGCCTGTTCGCCGCCCAGACCGGCCAGGACCTGGTCTATACCGCCGAGGACGTACCGCCCGAACGGTTCGAATCCCAAGTCCGCGAGTTCTTCGGCAGCGGCGGCCGCGGCCTCAACTGCACCGTGCCGCTCAAGGAACTCGCCTGGCGGCTCGCGGACAGCCGGAGCGACCGGGCGGAGCGGGCACGCGCCGTCAATACGCTGGCATTGCGGGATGACGGCTCGGTCTTCGGCGACAACACCGACGGCGTTGGCCTGCTCCGCGACCTGCGGGACAACCTCGGGCTGAACCTTGCGGGCGCAAAAATCCTCGTGCTCGGCGCCGGCGGGGCGACGCGGGGAATCCTGGCGCCCCTACTGGCCGAGCGGCCGGCCCGACTGGTCATCGCCAACCGCACCGTCGCCACCGCAGAAACCCTGGCTGCGGAGTTCGGCGATCTGGGCCCCGTCGAAGGCTGCGGCTTCGCCGATCTGGCCGGGCACCGCTTCGACCTGATCCTCAACGCCACCGCCGCCAGCCTGAGCGGCGAACTCCCGCCGCTCCCCGCCGATGCGCTCGCCCCCGGCGGCAGTTGCTACGACCTGGCCTATGCCGCCGAACCCACGCCCTTCGTACGATGGGGCCGGGAAAAGCAGGCCACCGTCAGCGCCGACGGCATCGGCATGCTGGTGGAACAGGCCGCCGAAGCCTTCCTGCTCTGGCGCGGCGTGCGCCCGCAAACGCGGCCGGTGATCGAGACGCTCGAAGCCGAGCGGCGAACCGCGAAGTGA
- a CDS encoding LemA family protein, which yields MPIAGFILFGVLILIALYVILIYNRLVQLKHDTVKAWANIDVLLAQRHDELPKLVETCKQYMKHEKETLERVIQARSGVSAAREHHDVRALGSAEGELRQGLMSLFAVAENYPELKADQSFRALERRITELESSIADRREFYNDHVNANNVRLDQFPDLIIARLFGFKPFDLLEFSDTDISNPDLRALFG from the coding sequence ATGCCCATCGCCGGTTTCATACTTTTCGGGGTGCTGATCCTGATCGCCCTGTACGTGATCCTGATCTATAACCGTCTCGTGCAACTCAAGCATGATACCGTAAAAGCCTGGGCCAACATCGACGTGCTCCTGGCCCAGCGGCACGACGAACTGCCCAAGCTGGTGGAAACCTGCAAGCAGTACATGAAGCACGAGAAGGAGACCCTGGAACGGGTGATCCAGGCCCGCAGCGGCGTTTCCGCGGCGCGCGAACATCACGACGTCCGCGCCCTGGGCTCCGCCGAAGGCGAGCTGCGGCAGGGGCTCATGAGCCTGTTCGCCGTGGCGGAGAACTACCCGGAGCTCAAGGCGGACCAGTCGTTCCGGGCGCTGGAGCGGCGCATCACCGAACTGGAAAGCTCGATCGCCGACCGCCGCGAGTTCTATAACGACCACGTCAACGCCAACAACGTACGGCTCGACCAGTTCCCCGACCTCATCATCGCCCGCCTGTTCGGCTTCAAGCCGTTCGATCTGCTGGAATTCTCGGATACCGACATCAGCAACCCCGATCTGCGCGCTCTGTTCGGCTGA
- a CDS encoding type II toxin-antitoxin system VapC family toxin: protein MSVLHMLDTDIASYVIKGRSPAVEAKLMAIVPSMVCISAVTRAELMYGLKRLLAGHRLHLAVRRFLKIVRVLSWDAEAADYYADIRHQLVSTGQPIGEMDMMIAAHSLSAGAMLVTNNVRHYSRIEAPLLLVNWA, encoded by the coding sequence ATGAGTGTGCTGCACATGCTGGATACGGACATTGCGAGCTATGTGATCAAAGGCCGCTCTCCCGCCGTGGAAGCGAAACTGATGGCGATCGTGCCGTCCATGGTTTGCATTTCCGCAGTGACCCGCGCTGAACTCATGTATGGGCTGAAACGTTTACTTGCGGGGCACCGCCTCCACCTTGCGGTGCGCCGGTTTCTCAAGATCGTGCGGGTTCTGTCCTGGGACGCCGAGGCTGCAGATTATTACGCGGACATCCGCCACCAACTGGTTTCCACCGGCCAGCCCATTGGTGAGATGGACATGATGATCGCTGCCCATTCACTTTCCGCCGGCGCTATGCTGGTGACCAACAATGTCCGCCATTACAGCCGGATCGAGGCGCCTTTATTGTTAGTAAACTGGGCTTGA
- a CDS encoding antitoxin, giving the protein MPETRIAKLFKNGASQAVRLPAEFRFEGDEVYATRDEATGDVVLSSRPGAKTWGDFFELLHSIEVPEDFMAERPMNVVPAERDVFGGEEP; this is encoded by the coding sequence ATGCCCGAAACGCGCATCGCCAAGCTGTTCAAGAACGGCGCCAGCCAGGCGGTTCGGCTGCCCGCCGAATTCCGCTTCGAGGGGGATGAGGTTTACGCGACGCGGGATGAGGCGACCGGCGACGTGGTCTTGTCTTCCCGCCCCGGTGCGAAGACTTGGGGCGACTTTTTCGAGCTGCTGCATTCCATCGAAGTCCCCGAGGATTTCATGGCTGAACGTCCCATGAACGTGGTACCCGCCGAGCGCGACGTATTCGGGGGCGAAGAGCCATGA
- the hisA gene encoding 1-(5-phosphoribosyl)-5-[(5-phosphoribosylamino)methylideneamino]imidazole-4-carboxamide isomerase, giving the protein MLLIPAIDLKDGKCVRLRQGRMEDDTVFSDDPVAVAGRWVAAGARRLHLVDLDGAFAGKPRNAETIHAIRETYPDIEIQVGGGIRDEETIQGYLNAGVDFVIIGTKAVSAPHFVSDVTAEFPNHIIIGLDARDGKVAIDGWSKLSHHDVIDLAQKFEEDGVEAIIYTDISRDGMMGGVNIEATSRLARAIHIPVIASGGITTVDDIRALGEIVGDGVIGAITGRAIYEGTLDFAEGLKLAETF; this is encoded by the coding sequence ATGTTGCTGATACCGGCTATCGACTTGAAAGACGGCAAATGCGTCCGGCTGCGGCAGGGCCGCATGGAAGACGACACGGTGTTTTCCGACGATCCGGTGGCGGTGGCGGGCCGGTGGGTTGCCGCCGGCGCCAGGCGCCTCCATCTGGTGGACCTGGACGGCGCCTTCGCCGGCAAGCCGCGCAATGCCGAGACCATCCATGCCATCCGGGAGACCTACCCCGACATCGAAATCCAGGTCGGCGGCGGCATCCGCGACGAGGAGACCATCCAGGGCTACCTGAACGCCGGGGTCGATTTCGTCATCATCGGCACCAAGGCCGTCAGCGCACCGCATTTCGTGAGCGACGTCACCGCCGAATTCCCCAACCATATCATCATCGGGCTGGACGCCCGCGACGGCAAAGTCGCCATCGACGGCTGGTCCAAACTCTCGCACCACGACGTGATCGACCTGGCGCAGAAGTTCGAGGAAGATGGGGTTGAGGCGATCATCTACACCGACATCAGCCGCGACGGCATGATGGGCGGCGTGAACATCGAGGCCACCTCCCGGCTGGCGCGCGCGATCCACATCCCCGTGATCGCCTCCGGCGGCATCACGACGGTCGACGACATCAGGGCGTTGGGCGAGATCGTCGGCGACGGCGTGATCGGCGCCATCACCGGCCGGGCGATCTACGAAGGCACCCTGGATTTCGCAGAAGGCCTCAAGCTGGCGGAAACCTTCTAG
- the hisF gene encoding imidazole glycerol phosphate synthase subunit HisF, giving the protein MLAKRIIPCLDVDNGRVVKGVRFVDIRDAGDPVEIARRYDREGADELTFLDITASSDDRETMVHVVEQVAGEVFIPLTVGGGIRTLDDIRRMLNAGADKVSINTAAVFNPEFVREAAERFGSQCIVVAIDAKQVSENPPRWEIFTHGGRKPTGLDAVQWARRMVELGAGEILLTSMDRDGTKAGFDLGLTRAISDAVSVPVIASGGVGNLQHLADGILQGRADAVLAASIFHFAEYSVGQAKDFLAAQGIEVRR; this is encoded by the coding sequence ATGCTGGCCAAGCGCATCATTCCCTGCCTCGACGTCGACAACGGCCGCGTCGTCAAAGGCGTCCGCTTCGTCGACATCCGCGACGCCGGCGATCCGGTCGAGATCGCCCGCCGCTACGACCGGGAGGGCGCGGACGAACTCACCTTTCTCGACATCACCGCCAGTTCAGACGACCGCGAAACCATGGTGCACGTGGTCGAGCAGGTGGCCGGCGAGGTATTCATCCCGCTGACGGTGGGCGGCGGCATCCGTACCCTGGACGACATCCGCCGCATGCTCAACGCCGGAGCCGACAAGGTCAGCATCAATACCGCCGCGGTGTTCAATCCCGAGTTCGTGCGCGAGGCCGCCGAGCGTTTCGGGTCGCAGTGCATCGTGGTGGCCATCGACGCCAAGCAGGTGAGCGAGAACCCGCCGCGTTGGGAAATCTTCACCCACGGCGGGCGCAAACCGACCGGGCTGGACGCCGTGCAATGGGCGCGGCGCATGGTCGAGCTGGGTGCCGGCGAAATCCTGCTCACCAGCATGGACCGCGACGGTACCAAGGCTGGATTCGATTTGGGGCTGACCCGGGCGATCAGCGACGCGGTCAGCGTGCCGGTTATCGCCTCCGGCGGCGTGGGCAACCTCCAGCATCTCGCCGACGGCATCCTGCAGGGCCGGGCCGATGCCGTGCTGGCCGCCAGCATTTTCCATTTCGCCGAGTACAGCGTCGGCCAAGCCAAGGATTTCCTGGCCGCCCAGGGCATCGAGGTGCGCCGGTGA
- the hisH gene encoding imidazole glycerol phosphate synthase subunit HisH: MSSVAVIDYGMGNLHSIAKALQHADANAVVAVTSDPAAILASDRVVFPGVGAMRDCMAHVAERGLEPVIRLAAAEKPFLGICLGMQALLEESEENGGTRSLGLIPGRVLRFPEGLTDARGEPLKIPHMGWNRVQFSDLSHPLWAGIPAESWFYFVHSYYAAPADPADVAATSDYPGPFAAAVARSNVFAVQFHPEKSQAAGLRLLANFLRWEP, translated from the coding sequence ATGTCTTCGGTGGCGGTCATCGATTACGGCATGGGGAATCTCCACTCCATCGCCAAAGCGCTCCAGCATGCGGACGCAAACGCCGTTGTTGCGGTCACCTCCGACCCGGCTGCGATACTCGCGAGCGATCGCGTGGTGTTCCCCGGCGTGGGGGCCATGCGCGACTGCATGGCCCACGTCGCTGAACGGGGGCTGGAGCCGGTGATCCGCCTCGCCGCCGCCGAGAAGCCGTTCCTCGGCATTTGTCTGGGCATGCAGGCGCTGCTTGAAGAGAGCGAGGAGAACGGCGGCACCCGCAGCCTCGGCCTCATTCCCGGCCGGGTGCTGCGGTTCCCGGAAGGGCTCACCGATGCCCGCGGCGAGCCGCTCAAGATTCCGCACATGGGCTGGAACCGGGTGCAATTCAGCGACCTGTCCCATCCGCTCTGGGCCGGCATCCCGGCGGAGAGCTGGTTCTATTTCGTGCACAGCTATTACGCGGCGCCCGCCGATCCGGCCGATGTCGCCGCGACCAGCGACTATCCCGGCCCGTTCGCGGCCGCCGTGGCGCGGAGCAATGTTTTCGCGGTGCAGTTCCACCCCGAAAAAAGCCAGGCCGCCGGCTTGCGCCTGCTGGCAAATTTTCTCCGGTGGGAACCTTAG
- the hisI gene encoding phosphoribosyl-AMP cyclohydrolase, with the protein MSAWLDEIRWTADGLVPVVAQEAGTGQVLMVAWMNREALALTAEEGYAVYWSRSRGRLWRKGEESGHRQTVLEIRLDCDEDVVLLKVEQAGGIACHTGRHHCFYRVLNDGRWETVEPVLKSPDSIYGA; encoded by the coding sequence GTGAGCGCCTGGCTGGACGAGATACGCTGGACCGCCGATGGCCTGGTGCCGGTGGTGGCGCAGGAAGCCGGGACCGGCCAGGTGCTGATGGTGGCCTGGATGAACCGCGAGGCCTTGGCCTTGACCGCCGAGGAAGGCTATGCGGTGTACTGGTCGCGCTCGCGCGGCCGGCTGTGGCGCAAGGGCGAGGAGTCCGGCCACCGCCAGACGGTGCTGGAAATTCGTCTGGACTGCGACGAGGACGTGGTGCTGCTCAAGGTCGAGCAGGCCGGCGGCATCGCCTGCCATACCGGTCGCCACCATTGCTTCTACCGCGTGCTGAACGACGGCCGCTGGGAGACGGTCGAGCCGGTGCTGAAGTCGCCCGATTCGATCTACGGAGCCTGA